In Vitis vinifera cultivar Pinot Noir 40024 chromosome 11, ASM3070453v1, a genomic segment contains:
- the CYP716A17 gene encoding beta-amyrin 28-monooxygenase (The RefSeq protein has 3 substitutions compared to this genomic sequence), giving the protein MEVFFLSLLLISVLSVSIRLYLLLYKHRSHFTGPNLPPGKIGWPMVGESLEFLSTGWKGHPEKFIFDRISKYSSEVFKTSLLGEPAAVFAGAAGNKFLFSNENKLVHAWWPSSVDKVFPSSTQTSSKEEAKKMRKLLPQFLKPEALQRYTGIMDHIAQRHFADSWDNRDEVIVFPLAKRFTFWLACRLFMSIEDPAHVAKFEKPFHVLASGLITIPIDLPGTPFHRAIKASNFIRKELRAIIKQRKIDLAESKASKTQDILSHMLLATDEDGCHMNEMSIADKILGLLIGGHDTASSAITFLVKYMAELPHIYEKVYKEQMEIANSKAPGELLNWDDVQKMRYSWNVACEVMRLAPPLQGAFREAITDFVFNGFSIPKGWKLYWSANSTHKSLECFPQPEKFDPTRFEGAGPAPYTFVPFGGGPRMCPGKEYARLEILIFMHNLVKRFKWDKLLPDEKIIVDPMPMPAKGLPVRLHPHKP; this is encoded by the exons ATGGAGGTGTTCTTCCTCTCCCTGCTCCTCATCTCTGTGCTCTCAGTCTCCATCAGACTTTACTTGCTCTTATACAAGCATAGATCCCACTTCACTGGCCCCAATCTCCCTCCTGGCAAGATTGGTTGGCCAATGGTTGGTGAAAGCCTTGAATTCCTCTCCACCGGCTGGAAAGGCCACCCGGAAAAATTCATCTTCGATCGCATCTCCAAATACTCCTCTGAAGTCTTCAAGACCTCCCTCCTCGGAGAGCCTGCTGTCGTCTTTGCTGGCGCTGCGGGCAACAAGTTTTTGTTCTCCAACGAAAACAAACTTGTTCATGCGTGGTGGCCTAGCTCCGTCGACAAGGTCTTCCCCTCCTCCACCCAAACCTCATCCAAAGAGGAGGCCAAGAAGATGAGGAAGTTGCTCCCTCAGTTCCTTAAGCCTGAAGCTTTGCAACGTTACACCGGCATCATGGATCACATTGCACAGAGGCATTTTGCTGATAGCTGGGACAACAGAGATGAAGTCATTGTATTTCCCCTGGCCAAGAGGTTCACTTTCTGGCTAGCTTGCCGCCTGTTTATGAGCATAGAAGATCCTGCCCACGTCGCTAAATTTGAAAAGCCCTTCCACGTCTTGGCCTCAGGACTCATCACCATCCCAATTGACTTGCCTGGGACACCTTTCCACCGCGCTATCAAGGCCTCCAACTTCATCAGAAAGGAGCTTAGAGCCATCATCAAGCAAAGGAAGATCGATCTGGCTGAGAGCAAGGCCTCAAAAACTCAAGATATATTGTCCCACATGCTTCTGGCTACAGATGAAGGTGGATGCCACATGAATGAAATGAATATTGCTGATAAAATCCTCGGTTTGTTGATTGGTGGCCATGACACTGCCAGTTCTGCCATTACGTTCCTTGTCAAGTACATGGCTGAGCTGCCTCACATCTACGAGAAAGTCTACAAGG AGCAAATGGAAATTGCCAATTCAAAAGCACCAGGTGAATTGCTGAACTGGGATGATGTTCAAAAGATGAGATATTCATGGAATGTTGCCTGTGAAGTGATGAGACTTGCACCCCCACTCCAAGGAGCTTTCCGGGAAGCAATCACTGACTTCGTGTTCAACGGTTTCTCCATTCCTAAGGGTTGGAAg CTGTACTGGAGCGCAAACTCAACCCACAAAAGCCTAGAATGCTTCCCTCAACCCGAAAAATTTGACCCTACAAGATTTGAAGGAGCCGGGCCTGCTCCTTACACATTCGTTCCCTTTGGTGGCGGACCTAGGATGTGCCCTGGTAAAGAGTACGCCCGCTTGGAAATACTTATCTTCATGCACAACTTGGTTAAAAGGTTCAAATGGGATAAATTGCTTCCTGATGAGAAGATAATCGTTGACCCCATGCCCATGCCTGCTAAGGGACTTCCAGTTCGCCTCCATCCTCACAAACCATAG